CGGGACTGGGGCGCGCAGCTGCCGGACCGCATCTTCATCTACCGCGGGCCGCTGCTGCGACTCTGCACCGATCGTGACGAGCTCCTGGACGAGATCGCGGTCACGGTGGTGCACGAGATCGCCCACCACTTCGGGATCGACGACGCCCGCCTGCACGAGCTCGGGTGGGGCTGACCG
This genomic window from Serinicoccus chungangensis contains:
- a CDS encoding metallopeptidase family protein; the encoded protein is MSREEFEDAVGDSLDLVPEPLMARLDNVVFLVEDEPPPDEPDLLGLYDGIPLTERDWGAQLPDRIFIYRGPLLRLCTDRDELLDEIAVTVVHEIAHHFGIDDARLHELGWG